A region of the Longimicrobiaceae bacterium genome:
GGTAAATCGGTGATCGTCATCGAGCATAACCAGGCGGTGATGGCCCACGCGGACTGGATCATCGACCTGGGTCCGGGCGCCGGTCACGAGGGCGGGCGGATCGTGTTCGAGGGGACGCCCGCCCAGCTCGTCGCGTCGCCCACGACATTGACCGGGAAGCACCTCGCGGCGTACGTCGGGGGGTGAGATAGTGCCGCGCACGCGGCATGATGCTGGATGTTTCCTGTAGGGGAGTTGTGGACGATGCCGCGTTTGTCATGCTGAGCGTCAGCGAAGCATCGCGCGCGGCGACGACCTTTGCGAACGATCCCGTACCCACGCACGGGACGATTACCGGGCCAATGCCACGCGCATGCGCTGGGTCTTGCCCGTAAGGGCGCCTCTACGGGAAATACCGGGGAAATTGCGTTCGATGCCGGAAAGGACAATCCCCGCGCAACGGCATGGTACCGGTGTGGCAGGATTTCGGCTGTAGGGGCGCCCCTACGGGAAATGTCTGGCGCGATGCCTGTCGACGCCGGAAGAGATTCGAGGAGCCATATCATGACTTTCAATGACCCGCCGTCGGCCCTGCTGGAGGAGCTGAGGCCGAAGGCGTTTGCCATTGCCTACCGAATGCTGGGTAGCGTAAGCGACTCTGAAGACGTGGTGCAGGAGGGTCTCATGCGCCTGCACGAGGCGATGCAGCGAGACGAGGCGATCGCGTCGCCTCCCGCCTATCTCACCACGATCGTGACCCGGTTGTGCATCGACCACTTGCGCTCCGCCCGCGTTCAGCGCGAGCAGTATGTGGGCGAATGGCTCCCCGAGCCGCTTCTCTCGAGCTCTGGCGACGAGGTCGGGAGTCGCCCCGAGCTCCGGGAATCGATCGGGATGGCTTTCCTGATCGTGCTCGAGACGCTGTCTCCCGAGCAGCGCGCCGTGTTCCTCCTGCGGGACGTCTTCGACTACGACTATGCGGAGATCGCGCGCATCATCGGGAAGTCCGAGGCCGCTTGCCGCCAGCTGGCGGTGCGTGCGCGTGCGCGCGTCTACGAGCGGCGGCCACGCTTCGAACCCCGGCCGGAGCAGCAGCGGGAGCTCGCACAGCGCTTCTTCGCCGCCATCGAGCAGGGCGAGCTGGACGCGCTGGAGGAGCTGCTGCTGGAGGAGGTCTCGCTG
Encoded here:
- a CDS encoding RNA polymerase sigma-70 factor; this translates as MTFNDPPSALLEELRPKAFAIAYRMLGSVSDSEDVVQEGLMRLHEAMQRDEAIASPPAYLTTIVTRLCIDHLRSARVQREQYVGEWLPEPLLSSSGDEVGSRPELRESIGMAFLIVLETLSPEQRAVFLLRDVFDYDYAEIARIIGKSEAACRQLAVRARARVYERRPRFEPRPEQQRELAQRFFAAIEQGELDALEELLLEEVSLHGDGGGRVPALAQALQGREAVARRLLNWRRAAEKAGGFSVEPTRVNGQAGALMRNAEGEVIAVWSLQIEEDHIRAIRVVVNPDKLRHVPGAGDFGRWVRRVREYLPEADA